A region from the Malus domestica chromosome 07, GDT2T_hap1 genome encodes:
- the LOC103438438 gene encoding phenylacetaldehyde reductase-like: protein MSTGESKTVCVTGASGYIASWLVKLLLQKGYTVKATVRDPNDAKKTEHLLSLDGAKERLHLFKADLVEEGSFDGVIDGCVGVFHTASPAQFSATDPQVEIIEPAVKGTLNVLKSCAKFPAVKRVVLTSSLASVRLSGKPLTSDVVMDETWYSDPLFCETIKQWYPLSKTLAEEAAWKFAKGNGIDLVTIHPGIVIGPLLQPTLNLSVEFLLNLMSGIETPFINYAFVDVRDVAFAHIQAFEVPSASGRYCLVAQVADGPDTLKILRELYPTLSLCEPGNPSGSKFQVSREKAKCLGITFLPLETSLKDTVESLMEKGFLKF, encoded by the exons atgagtaCCGGAGAATCAAAGACTGTATGTGTAACAGGAGCATCTGGTTACATAGCATCATGGCTGGTGAAGCTCTTACTGCAAAAGGGTTATACCGTCAAAGCCACTGTTCGCGATCCAA ATGATGCAAAGAAAACAGAACACTTGCTCTCATTAGATGGAGCAAAGGAGAGGCTTCATTTGTTCAAAGCCGATCTAGTAGAAGAAGGATCATTTGACGGCGTAATTGATGGATGTGTAGGTGTTTTTCATACAGCATCGCCTGCACAATTTTCAGCCACTGACCCACAG GTAGAAATAATTGAGCCTGCAGTGAAAGGAACACTTAATGTTCTAAAATCATGCGCAAAATTCCCTGCCGTCAAGAGAGTGGTTTTAACATCTTCTCTGGCTTCAGTAAGGTTGAGTGGAAAACCTCTGACCTCTGATGTGGTTATGGATGAAACATGGTACTCGGATCCACTTTTTTGTGAGACGATCAAG CAATGGTATCCTCTCTCAAAAACTTTAGCTGAGGAGGCCGCCTGGAAATTTGCCAAAGGAAATGGGATTGACTTGGTAACAATACATCCAGGGATTGTGATTGGTCCACTCTTACAGCCAACTCTTAATCTCTCCGTCGAGTTTCTTCTGAATTTAATGAGTG GTATCGAAACACCTTTTATAAACTATGCATTTGTGGATGTTAGAGATGTTGCCTTTGCTCATATTCAAGCATTTGAAGTTCCTTCAGCTAGTGGCAGATATTGTTTAGTTGCACAAGTTGCTGATGGTCCCGATACTCTAAAGATTTTACGAGAGCTTTACCCCACACTGAGCCTTTGTGAGCCTGGCAATCCTTCTGGCTCCAAGTTTCAAGTGTCCAGGGAGAAAGCAAAATGTTTGGGAATCACTTTCCTTCCTCTGGAAACGAGTCTCAAGGACACTGTTGAAAGCCTCATGGAGAAGGGCTTCCTCAAGTTTTGA
- the LOC103438517 gene encoding serine/threonine-protein kinase BLUS1-like produces the protein MATSSSSSTRQDNPQKVQFPLDSAAYENLQEIGSGDKAVVYKAVCIPMNSAVVAIKSVDLDQSTADFESKLRDTKTLSLSHPNILSNHCSFTTAERRLWVVMPFMAFGSLQSIIISSPAFPQGLPEPCIAVFLKETLNAMSYLHGQGHTHGDIKPGNILVDSDGSVKLADFGVSASFYGADHSTGTNDTSATPTGTNDTSAMPDRVAPYGDGCKVDIWAFGIMALELARGCPPLSGLPPLLESQILKVKNRYQFSDYENIIKDFKNKEYSVAFKDLVGSCLDQDPAKRPASETLLKHLFFDNCRGKDFLVETVLRRLESVEERFKKRNRGLGDLLGKEEYGGDQAKVGP, from the coding sequence ATGGCgacttcttcgtcttcttccacCCGCCAAGATAACCCACAAAAGGTCCAATTCCCGTTGGACTCGGCCGCGTATGAAAACCTCCAAGAAATTGGCTCTGGCGACAAGGCTGTCGTCTACAAGGCCGTCTGCATCCCCATGAACTCTGCAGTCGTCGCAATAAAGTCCGTCGACCTCGACCAATCCACGGCCGATTTCGAGAGCAAGCTCCGCGACACCAAGACTCTGTCTCTTTCCCACCCCAACATTCTCAGCAACCATTGCTCCTTCACCACCGCCGAGCGCCGTCTCTGGGTGGTCATGCCATTCATGGCCTTCGGCTCTCTGCAGTCCATAATAATCTCCTCCCCTGCTTTCCCTCAAGGATTACCAGAGCCCTGCATTGCTGTCTTCCTGAAAGAGACGCTAAACGCCATGTCGTATCTCCATGGCCAGGGACACACCCACGGCGACATCAAGCCCGGAAACATCTTGGTTGACTCTGATGGGTCCGTTAAGCTCGCCGATTTCGGGGTCTCTGCTTCTTTCTACGGCGCCGATCATTCAACTGGGACAAACGACACTTCGGCAACGCCAACTGGGACAAACGACACTTCGGCAATGCCAGATAGGGTGGCGCCCTACGGAGATGGATGCAAGGTGGATATCTGGGCATTTGGGATCATGGCACTGGAATTGGCTCGCGGCTGTCCTCCCCTGTCTGGCCTGCCACCGTTATTGGAATCTCAGATTCTAAAGGTCAAGAACAGGTACCAGTTTTCTGACTACGAAAAcatcatcaaagatttcaagaACAAGGAGTACTCTGTGGCTTTCAAGGACTTGGTGGGTTCTTGCCTTGATCAAGACCCAGCGAAGAGGCCGGCGTCAGAGACACTGCTGAAGCACTTGTTTTTCGATAACTGCAGGGGCAAGGATTTTCTGGTGGAGACTGTGCTTCGGCGTTTGGAGAGCGTTGAGGAGAGgttcaagaaaagaaataggGGTTTGGGTGACTTGTTGGGCAAGGAAGAATATGGAGGTGATCAAGCTAAAGTTGGACCCTAA
- the LOC139197295 gene encoding uncharacterized protein, with product MTEESSVNHDEETRHNLSPNFSDVEVNTNQCLCSVLLNEFNYLPWSRAVSLALGGKGKLGFVNGSVEAPNSSSSTYNAWLCKDQLVMSLLLNTMEKHVAEIFSYSNSAHDLWKALQDMYGNQNNYARVFQLKKDIASAQQEGKAFVQHLGSLKAMWNELDVYLPHTTDPTILLKRAEEDKIYQLLGSLSSEYEDLRSHILMSQDLPTFNNVCATIQREEARKKVMNVDHNPRLTETRAYASKYKNSEAKVYKGRNTHLKCKYCNGVGHEEDKCWELHPELKPKFSKDGRMIPRSSQQFQPHFKAQLVNAHAPTISQGSMEFTANPLSLINEFAAYLQSKGHGGGSHGQGNEEGSHTAMLGQFAGFLAGNEKVPKGEASGCSHHEDDW from the exons ATGACTGAAGAAAGTTCTGTGAACCATGATGAGGAAACCCGGCACAATCTCTCTCCAAACTTCTCAGACGTTGAGGTTAACACCAATCAATGTTTGTGTTCAGTTCTCTTGAACGAGTTCAATTATCTTCCTTGGTCCCGAGCTGTTTCACTAGCTCTTGGAGGCAAAGGGAAGTTAGGGTTTGTAAATGGAAGCGTGGAAGCTCCAAACAGTTCTTCCTCTACATACAATGCATGGCTCTGCAAAGATCAACTTGTCATGTCCTTGCTGCTCAACACCATGGAGAAACATGTTGCTGAAATTTTTAGCTACTCCAATTCCGCACATGATCTTTGGAAAGCTTTGCAGGatatgtatggaaatcaaaacaactaTGCACGGGTCTTCCAATTAAAGAAGGACATTGCCAGTgctcaacaagaagggaaagcatttgttcaacaccttgggAGCCTCAAAGCcatgtggaatgagttggaTGTATATCTTCCTCATACCACAGATCCTACCATTCTCCTAAAACGAGCTGAGGAAGACAAAATTTATCAGCTGTTAGGGAGTTTGAGCTCTGAGTACGAGGACCTAAGGAGTCACATCTTGATGAGTCAAGACCTGCCTACCTTCAACAATGTTTGTGCAACTATCCAACGAGAAGAAGCAAGGAAGAAGGTTATGAATGTTGATCACAATCCTAGATTAACAGAGACTCGGGCATATGCATCAAAGTACAAGAACTCAGAAGCCAAGGTATACAAGGGAAGAAACACACATCTAAAATGCAAATATTGCAATGGTGTTGGTCATGAGGAAGACAAGTGTTGGGAACTTCATCCTGAACTCAAGCCTAAGTTCAGCAAAGATGGAAGGATGATACCAAGGTCCTCACAGCAATTTCAACCTCATTTCAAGGCACAACTTGTTAATGCTCACGCTCCTACTATCTCACAAGGATCCATGGAGTTCACTGCCAATCCATTGTCATTGATCAATGAATTTGCAGCTTACCTACAAAGTAAGGGGCACGGAGGAGGCTCACATGGTCAAGGCAATGAAGAGGGTAGTCACACAGCTATGTTGGGACAATTTGCCGGATTTCTTGCTGGAAATGAGAAAGTTCCAAAGGGAGAAGCATCAG GATGTTCTCACCATGAAGATGATTGGTGA